One segment of Allorhodopirellula heiligendammensis DNA contains the following:
- a CDS encoding N-acetyltransferase, producing the protein MPHLTTRRVETRRDLHDFLQLPWSIYGEDPHWVPPLLAEVRTRLDPKQNPYFQHASAALFLAESDGLVVGRISAQICQLAQQHHEAGEGHFGFFESNDSAETAEALFDAAAQWLAEGGMNRMVGPFNFSIHDEAGLLVDGYHRPPYVFMTHNPRYYQRLFEDAGLHQVMDVYAYHLDITQPYPERIAKVLKLAARNTDIRLRNVDRRNLESELALLLTMFNDSWADNWGHIPMTQGEVDDLATLIRRLFSTDAVVLAEVAGEVVGFIVVIPNLNEVIADLNGKLFPFGWLRMLYRIRCTPCHSVRVPLMGISKKYQNTRTGAAIAFSMIDRCRTASLNRGATHCEMSWILKTNAAMRSILDASGSTLDKTYRLYSKPIANQM; encoded by the coding sequence ATGCCGCATCTGACGACTCGTCGCGTCGAAACCCGCCGAGACCTGCATGACTTTCTGCAGCTCCCGTGGTCCATCTACGGTGAAGATCCACATTGGGTGCCGCCACTGCTCGCCGAGGTTCGCACGCGACTAGACCCGAAACAGAACCCTTACTTCCAGCATGCCAGTGCGGCCTTGTTTCTGGCAGAGAGCGACGGCCTGGTGGTCGGACGGATCTCAGCTCAAATCTGTCAGCTCGCACAGCAGCACCACGAAGCGGGTGAAGGGCATTTTGGTTTTTTTGAAAGCAACGATTCTGCGGAGACTGCCGAGGCATTATTTGATGCAGCCGCCCAGTGGCTCGCGGAGGGCGGAATGAACCGAATGGTCGGCCCGTTCAATTTTTCGATCCACGACGAGGCTGGATTGCTTGTCGATGGGTATCATCGCCCGCCCTACGTGTTCATGACACACAATCCGCGCTACTATCAAAGGTTGTTTGAGGACGCCGGTTTGCACCAAGTGATGGATGTTTATGCATATCATCTAGACATCACTCAGCCGTACCCAGAGCGGATTGCCAAAGTTCTGAAGTTGGCCGCTCGCAACACCGACATTCGCCTCCGCAACGTCGACAGACGGAATCTCGAATCCGAACTTGCCCTACTGCTGACGATGTTCAATGACTCATGGGCAGACAATTGGGGGCATATCCCGATGACGCAGGGTGAAGTTGATGATCTCGCAACACTGATCCGACGACTGTTCTCGACAGATGCCGTGGTGCTGGCGGAGGTAGCCGGCGAGGTCGTTGGTTTTATTGTTGTCATTCCCAATCTGAACGAAGTGATCGCCGATCTCAATGGCAAGCTTTTCCCGTTCGGCTGGCTGCGGATGCTCTACCGCATCCGATGCACGCCATGTCATTCAGTGCGGGTGCCACTGATGGGTATCTCCAAGAAGTACCAAAACACTCGCACCGGCGCCGCGATCGCATTCTCGATGATCGATCGATGCCGCACGGCGAGCCTCAATCGCGGCGCGACGCACTGCGAGATGTCGTGGATTTTAAAAACCAACGCCGCAATGAGGTCGATCCTCGATGCGTCAGGGTCGACGCTCGACAAAACCTATCGACTGTATTCGAAACCGATTGCCAACCAGATGTAA
- a CDS encoding RNA polymerase sigma factor — protein sequence MNPNRLCEIWDAHHARLLLIARSIDGSVAFPLLEDAVQDAFIELSKQSIEPRDVMGWLVRVTRNRILDSMRAESRRQRREAAHGEQRWFREPDTTADVDADQLSQAMETLDELSRQIITMRVWGEMTFDTIADVLDVSSSSAHRHYHLALNVLSNQLRRASDVTR from the coding sequence GTGAATCCAAACCGGCTTTGCGAGATCTGGGACGCCCACCACGCGAGATTGCTGCTGATTGCACGATCGATCGATGGCAGTGTGGCTTTCCCGCTCCTCGAAGATGCCGTCCAGGATGCATTCATCGAGCTATCCAAACAGTCGATCGAACCCCGCGATGTCATGGGATGGTTAGTTCGAGTGACTCGCAACCGGATCCTCGACAGCATGCGGGCAGAATCGCGGCGGCAACGTCGAGAGGCTGCCCATGGCGAGCAACGATGGTTTCGCGAGCCAGACACCACCGCCGACGTCGATGCGGACCAGCTTTCACAAGCCATGGAAACGCTGGATGAACTGTCCCGCCAAATCATCACCATGAGAGTGTGGGGCGAAATGACATTTGACACCATCGCCGATGTGCTGGACGTCTCCAGTAGCTCGGCACACCGACACTACCACCTCGCACTCAACGTGCTCAGCAATCAACTTCGAAGGGCCAGCGATGTCACACGATAA
- a CDS encoding DUF1559 family PulG-like putative transporter, with protein sequence MIRHTMLIALVLISQAPPNLHNVSADPPDSLTLSKSTVAVLEIDLTKIDCVELERWVKQSHFDGATDQEINAAFTDVKKQIDALRQSGTDRLFVSWRTSDILSGMPVVQAATENSETLRKVLSKVWESLFGVIASDMKVNSVWATFGRDIERIASGTIQTTERFASPLANRQLDHQFVISLPPESRDDLIALWPQTLPAGWLPIAISPQQLVQDIEMIDVQWSLPPQAALKIALQATSDEAVQRLIEQVNALTEARGPWKSALRVAADDRAVMIESQPPPAASIALIILDEVSGQVDHSRQETRTQTMINRMKQIGIGLHNYHSAYKHFPLPATTNASGDELLSWRVSTAPFTGEQRIYEEIDKHQTWDSEANQEFTHTIVAGFQSSVAEAGMTAIRLPAIKGSMWDGTHEKPHFREITDGTSNTIAVAIAPIDQAVPWTQPEVWQLDENDLIGSFFGDRDEVIVLAFDGAVHTLKKADMTNERLRGLLTIAGREVFDW encoded by the coding sequence ATGATCCGACATACAATGCTAATTGCGCTCGTGCTCATCTCGCAGGCACCACCCAATCTACACAACGTGAGCGCCGATCCGCCCGATTCGCTCACGCTGAGCAAGTCAACCGTTGCGGTGCTCGAGATCGATCTGACCAAGATTGACTGTGTTGAATTGGAACGCTGGGTGAAGCAATCGCACTTTGACGGTGCTACCGACCAAGAGATCAACGCCGCTTTCACTGACGTGAAGAAACAGATTGATGCGCTACGACAGTCAGGCACTGATCGCCTCTTCGTTTCATGGCGAACAAGTGACATTTTGAGTGGCATGCCCGTGGTGCAAGCAGCTACGGAAAACTCGGAGACGCTGCGGAAGGTGTTGTCAAAAGTTTGGGAATCGCTCTTTGGAGTTATTGCCAGCGACATGAAAGTGAATTCTGTTTGGGCCACCTTTGGCCGTGACATTGAACGCATTGCATCGGGGACCATTCAGACAACAGAGCGTTTTGCTTCGCCGCTCGCCAATCGGCAGCTCGACCATCAATTCGTGATCAGTCTGCCACCGGAATCGCGAGACGATTTAATCGCGTTATGGCCGCAGACTCTACCCGCTGGATGGTTGCCGATTGCCATCTCGCCACAGCAACTCGTCCAAGACATCGAGATGATTGATGTTCAGTGGTCACTGCCTCCGCAGGCGGCGCTCAAAATCGCGCTGCAGGCCACCAGCGACGAAGCTGTGCAGCGTCTTATCGAACAGGTGAATGCGTTGACGGAGGCACGCGGTCCGTGGAAATCAGCACTGCGTGTCGCGGCAGACGACCGCGCCGTGATGATCGAGTCCCAGCCGCCACCTGCTGCGAGCATCGCATTGATCATCCTCGACGAGGTGTCTGGGCAGGTCGACCACTCTCGCCAGGAAACCCGAACGCAGACAATGATCAACAGGATGAAGCAGATCGGCATCGGACTGCACAATTACCATTCTGCGTACAAGCACTTTCCTCTGCCGGCGACAACGAACGCCAGCGGCGACGAGCTATTGAGCTGGCGTGTGTCGACGGCTCCGTTCACGGGCGAGCAACGAATTTACGAAGAGATTGACAAGCACCAAACTTGGGACTCGGAGGCGAATCAGGAATTCACACATACCATTGTCGCTGGTTTCCAAAGTTCTGTTGCCGAAGCAGGAATGACGGCGATCCGTCTGCCCGCGATCAAAGGATCAATGTGGGACGGTACACATGAGAAACCACACTTCCGAGAGATCACAGACGGAACCAGCAATACGATTGCAGTGGCAATCGCGCCGATCGACCAAGCCGTGCCATGGACGCAGCCTGAAGTGTGGCAACTCGATGAAAACGATCTCATCGGTAGCTTTTTTGGCGATCGCGACGAAGTCATCGTGCTCGCCTTTGACGGCGCCGTGCATACGCTCAAGAAAGCCGACATGACCAACGAGCGACTACGCGGCTTGCTAACGATCGCAGGCAGGGAAGTGTTCGATTGGTGA
- a CDS encoding alpha/beta hydrolase, protein MSGSFSRRWISRPQTETHCDEAPDSSTQVSDPSASSDNMLAPPNISNLRSSVQMLAPLHYQAGYQYPLLVWLHSSGHNERQIEQVMPHISTRNYVGIGVRATRATDVRGFGFDWSRGPNATAKACEIVCNAVEQAQSSYSIHPDRIILAGYGSGATMACQVAMRHSDRFAGVIRAGGQFPNSQGTISDFKQLRARQLPMLWLQAINGVDDEPQALVRDIAMAQMIRAQVEIRQYRDDDVMNTAALKDIDRWCFDKIISPRPDATCVGDAVLDDADRTMVGFSSN, encoded by the coding sequence ATGAGTGGTTCGTTTTCACGACGTTGGATATCGAGACCACAAACCGAGACACATTGCGACGAAGCGCCCGATAGCAGCACCCAGGTGAGCGATCCGTCTGCGAGCAGCGATAACATGTTAGCGCCGCCGAATATCAGCAATCTCCGCAGCAGTGTGCAAATGCTTGCACCGTTGCACTACCAAGCGGGCTACCAGTATCCGCTGCTCGTGTGGCTGCACTCATCAGGCCATAACGAGCGGCAGATTGAGCAGGTGATGCCGCACATTAGTACACGCAACTATGTCGGCATCGGTGTGCGGGCAACCCGCGCTACGGATGTTCGCGGATTCGGATTCGATTGGTCGCGGGGACCGAACGCGACGGCAAAAGCATGCGAGATCGTATGCAATGCCGTTGAACAAGCCCAGTCATCCTACTCCATTCATCCCGACCGGATCATCCTGGCCGGTTACGGCAGTGGCGCGACGATGGCCTGTCAAGTTGCGATGCGGCACAGCGATCGGTTCGCCGGTGTGATTCGGGCGGGAGGCCAGTTCCCCAATTCTCAGGGGACGATCTCTGACTTCAAACAGTTACGCGCCCGTCAGTTGCCAATGCTCTGGCTGCAAGCCATCAATGGCGTGGACGACGAACCGCAAGCTTTGGTGCGAGACATCGCCATGGCGCAGATGATCCGTGCTCAGGTTGAAATTCGCCAGTATCGAGACGATGATGTCATGAATACTGCGGCGTTGAAGGACATCGACCGCTGGTGTTTTGATAAGATCATCTCGCCGAGACCCGACGCGACCTGCGTGGGCGATGCGGTGCTGGACGATGCCGACCGAACGATGGTGGGTTTCTCGTCGAATTGA
- a CDS encoding beta-ketoacyl-[acyl-carrier-protein] synthase family protein — translation MKSSDIVITGVGMVSSIGVGREAFTQSLLGGVSGVRRYDEQACSASEDIVLQYRCEDGEPVLVQETAVVAGLVDFDAKQFVTPRKALKVMSREIQTAYAASQLAVLDAGLQPYLPAQAAAVEQRIKHSQSEPAEQRPGYTEHGKIYSDRIGTVFGSELLYGPPLELSEAYADSVNAEGEFDASEFGNSAMRHITPLWLLKYLPNMPACHYSIVLNAHGPNNSITVGDASGAAALIEACGYLHREIADFLIVSASGTRLNATRASFTEDQPLATVVDPISRTSRPHAIDADGLVRGEGAGGLVLERADTAAARGAKPIARVIGFASRFIGSPAFMSGDRTSDIRPDAGRGSTHAIIAAIRGALDAAEMQAEDIGAVVGHAAGDPVLDACERAALEDVVPDAAVVLPASLLGHTGAASGMMGLLAACVMLQTGKIPPVPHAEACVADGSSNSHPLNVSDQIRDLVKRVVLVISHTSPGHATAVILAG, via the coding sequence ATGAAATCGTCCGACATCGTGATTACCGGCGTTGGCATGGTGTCGTCAATTGGTGTGGGCCGGGAAGCGTTTACTCAGTCCTTATTGGGTGGTGTCAGCGGAGTGCGGCGGTACGACGAACAGGCATGCTCCGCGAGCGAGGATATCGTTCTCCAGTATCGCTGCGAGGATGGTGAGCCCGTTCTTGTCCAAGAAACCGCAGTCGTAGCGGGCTTGGTCGATTTCGATGCTAAGCAGTTCGTTACGCCACGCAAAGCGCTGAAAGTAATGTCGCGGGAGATTCAGACTGCCTACGCGGCGTCGCAGTTGGCTGTGCTCGATGCCGGACTGCAGCCTTACTTGCCAGCGCAAGCGGCGGCGGTCGAGCAGCGCATCAAACATTCTCAATCAGAGCCTGCTGAACAGCGACCGGGCTATACCGAGCACGGCAAAATTTACAGTGACCGGATCGGAACGGTCTTTGGCAGCGAATTATTATACGGTCCGCCTCTGGAGTTGAGCGAAGCGTATGCGGACAGTGTCAATGCCGAGGGTGAGTTTGACGCGAGCGAATTTGGCAATTCCGCGATGCGGCATATCACGCCGCTGTGGCTGTTGAAATATTTGCCGAACATGCCTGCGTGTCATTACAGCATCGTGCTCAACGCTCACGGCCCCAACAATTCCATCACTGTCGGTGACGCATCTGGAGCGGCAGCATTGATTGAAGCATGTGGGTATTTGCACCGCGAGATCGCCGATTTCTTAATTGTTAGCGCCAGTGGTACTCGGCTCAATGCAACGCGTGCCTCATTTACTGAGGACCAGCCTTTGGCCACGGTGGTTGATCCCATTTCGCGGACTAGCCGACCGCACGCGATTGACGCCGATGGGCTCGTGCGCGGCGAAGGTGCTGGCGGTTTGGTGCTAGAGCGAGCCGACACCGCTGCGGCGCGAGGCGCCAAGCCGATCGCTCGGGTCATCGGGTTCGCCTCTCGTTTTATTGGATCGCCAGCATTTATGTCCGGTGATCGAACATCTGACATTCGACCCGACGCCGGCCGTGGGTCTACCCACGCCATCATCGCCGCCATCCGCGGAGCATTGGACGCCGCAGAAATGCAAGCCGAAGACATCGGTGCGGTTGTCGGCCACGCTGCGGGCGACCCCGTGCTGGATGCTTGCGAGCGAGCAGCATTGGAAGATGTTGTCCCCGATGCTGCAGTCGTCTTGCCCGCCTCGCTGCTGGGGCATACCGGAGCCGCCAGCGGTATGATGGGCTTGTTGGCAGCATGTGTGATGCTCCAAACGGGAAAAATCCCGCCGGTGCCGCACGCGGAAGCCTGCGTCGCTGACGGCTCATCCAATTCGCATCCACTCAACGTGAGCGATCAAATTCGAGATCTGGTTAAGCGGGTCGTGTTGGTGATCTCGCACACCTCGCCCGGCCACGCGACAGCCGTCATTCTGGCAGGCTAG
- a CDS encoding OsmC family protein — protein sequence MAVEITAVYQGQLRCQATHGPSGQQFSTDAPTDNGGRGEAFSPSDLVATALGTCVMTIMGIVAARHEVDLTGTQVHVTKEMVQSPIRRIGSLKTIVTFPATLDLDEAMRDRLTSAARQCPVHQSLHPDIDAPIEFEIA from the coding sequence ATGGCAGTTGAAATCACAGCGGTTTACCAGGGGCAGCTTCGTTGTCAGGCTACCCATGGTCCTAGCGGTCAGCAGTTCTCCACAGACGCGCCGACCGACAATGGTGGTCGTGGCGAAGCCTTTTCACCAAGCGACTTGGTCGCGACGGCGTTGGGGACTTGTGTGATGACCATCATGGGAATCGTCGCTGCACGTCACGAGGTGGATTTGACGGGCACACAGGTGCATGTCACCAAGGAAATGGTGCAGTCGCCGATACGGCGAATCGGAAGCTTGAAGACGATCGTCACATTCCCCGCGACCCTCGACTTGGATGAGGCGATGCGTGATCGATTGACATCGGCGGCCCGGCAATGTCCTGTCCATCAGAGCTTGCATCCCGACATTGATGCTCCGATCGAATTCGAAATTGCTTGA
- a CDS encoding response regulator produces the protein MNASIDQQTASAPQPDEPKPSGRKVLLVDDDVEIVETVSYALESAGYEVVVARDGNQGLALAERENPNLMILDMMMPKRSGFLVLEKLRRDLDLPLPVVMITGNEGSRHQAYAELLGVSEYIRKPFPMDRLLDAVARLLGERE, from the coding sequence ATGAATGCATCGATCGATCAGCAAACCGCATCGGCACCCCAACCGGATGAACCAAAACCATCGGGCAGGAAAGTGCTGTTGGTCGATGACGACGTAGAAATTGTCGAGACGGTTAGTTACGCATTGGAGTCCGCAGGATACGAAGTGGTCGTGGCCCGAGATGGCAATCAAGGTTTGGCGCTCGCAGAGCGGGAGAACCCGAATCTGATGATTTTGGACATGATGATGCCCAAACGCAGCGGTTTCCTCGTACTTGAGAAGCTCCGCCGCGATCTCGACCTGCCGCTACCCGTGGTCATGATCACTGGCAACGAAGGCAGCCGTCACCAGGCCTACGCCGAATTGCTCGGGGTGAGCGAATACATTCGCAAACCATTCCCCATGGACCGCCTCCTCGATGCCGTCGCACGGTTGCTGGGCGAACGCGAGTGA
- a CDS encoding 3-hydroxyacyl-ACP dehydratase FabZ family protein — translation MRWFWVDRFTEFVSGSHARGIKNVALDEEVLDGYSIGYPVLPPTLIIEGLAQVGGILVHEHFGFTKRVVLAKVGKVKYYAPAKPGDKLDYHVTLGRTQTLGAVVSGTSHCNGELQAEADLMFAFLEEGHLVDGPLFNPGDLRTMLRLMNFFHVAVTADGNPVPYYKNL, via the coding sequence ATGCGTTGGTTTTGGGTAGATCGGTTCACGGAATTTGTCAGTGGTTCTCATGCGCGTGGCATCAAGAATGTTGCGCTCGATGAGGAGGTACTCGATGGCTACAGCATTGGGTACCCCGTGCTGCCCCCGACATTGATCATTGAAGGCTTGGCACAGGTGGGCGGGATTCTCGTTCACGAGCATTTCGGATTCACCAAACGTGTCGTGTTGGCGAAGGTCGGCAAGGTCAAGTACTACGCGCCTGCGAAGCCCGGCGACAAACTAGACTACCATGTAACGTTAGGCCGTACCCAGACACTGGGTGCCGTCGTCAGCGGCACAAGCCATTGCAATGGCGAATTGCAAGCCGAAGCGGACTTGATGTTCGCATTTTTAGAAGAGGGGCATCTTGTGGATGGTCCGCTATTCAACCCGGGAGACCTGCGGACGATGCTGCGACTGATGAATTTCTTTCACGTTGCAGTCACCGCCGATGGCAATCCTGTTCCTTACTACAAGAATCTTTGA
- a CDS encoding beta-ketoacyl-[acyl-carrier-protein] synthase family protein, with translation MSPRRRVVVTGIGMINPMGWDVTTVWSGLKESRSGVAPTTLFDATGFPTRISAEIKNWDITKTVPDGDKHVRRGRHTQFAIAAASQAVADSGVLDSVTDPTRMGVYLGSGEGNQDFGTFSRMMVAALSTGTYDVKRFIAAGIDLLDPAKELEQEPNMPAAHLATRFNAQGPNFNCLTACAASSQAVGEATEIIRRGEADVMLAGGTHSMIHPFGVTGFNLLTALSESNDEPTKASRPFDAGRNGFVLGEGAAMVILEELEAAKKRGATIYGEVAGYGTTADAYRITDIPPDGHGGIAAMRMAIADAGLTPADIDYVNAHGTSTKVNDRVESKACHEVFGELAATTPVSSTKSMMGHLIAAAGVTEMIVCLMAMRDGVLPPTINYENPDPDCDLDYVPNQAREAELNYSLNNSFGFGGQNVTLCLSRFNG, from the coding sequence ATGTCGCCGCGTCGCCGAGTCGTCGTTACTGGGATCGGAATGATCAACCCCATGGGTTGGGATGTCACAACGGTCTGGTCTGGTCTGAAAGAAAGTCGCAGTGGCGTCGCGCCCACGACGTTATTTGATGCGACCGGATTCCCCACGCGAATCAGCGCGGAAATCAAGAACTGGGACATAACCAAAACCGTTCCAGACGGCGACAAGCACGTCCGTCGGGGTCGACACACTCAGTTCGCGATCGCCGCGGCCTCCCAAGCGGTCGCCGACAGTGGCGTCCTCGATTCGGTCACCGATCCTACCAGGATGGGTGTGTACCTGGGCAGCGGTGAGGGCAACCAAGATTTCGGCACGTTCAGCCGCATGATGGTCGCCGCGCTTTCGACAGGCACCTACGATGTCAAACGGTTCATCGCCGCTGGCATTGACCTGCTCGATCCCGCCAAAGAACTTGAGCAAGAGCCCAATATGCCGGCCGCTCACCTCGCCACACGTTTTAATGCCCAAGGCCCCAATTTTAATTGCTTGACCGCTTGTGCAGCCAGTAGCCAGGCTGTTGGTGAGGCGACCGAAATCATTCGTCGCGGTGAGGCCGATGTGATGTTGGCAGGTGGCACGCACAGCATGATCCACCCATTCGGTGTGACGGGATTCAATCTGCTGACAGCACTGTCAGAGAGTAACGATGAGCCCACCAAGGCCAGCCGCCCCTTCGACGCCGGGCGTAATGGCTTCGTCCTCGGTGAGGGCGCCGCCATGGTGATTCTGGAAGAACTGGAAGCGGCCAAGAAGCGGGGTGCGACGATTTATGGCGAAGTTGCCGGGTACGGCACCACCGCAGATGCGTACCGCATTACCGATATTCCACCGGACGGCCATGGTGGTATCGCGGCCATGCGGATGGCGATCGCGGATGCAGGGTTGACCCCCGCTGACATTGATTATGTTAACGCACACGGCACCAGCACCAAAGTCAACGACCGCGTTGAATCAAAGGCCTGTCACGAAGTATTTGGTGAGCTCGCTGCGACTACTCCCGTCAGCAGCACGAAGAGCATGATGGGGCACCTGATCGCCGCCGCCGGCGTGACAGAAATGATCGTGTGCCTAATGGCGATGCGTGACGGTGTTCTGCCTCCGACAATCAACTACGAGAACCCGGATCCAGACTGCGACCTGGACTACGTTCCTAATCAAGCGCGTGAAGCGGAGCTGAATTACTCGCTCAACAATAGTTTTGGTTTTGGCGGCCAGAACGTGACGCTGTGCCTCAGCCGCTTCAACGGCTAG
- a CDS encoding 3-hydroxyacyl-ACP dehydratase FabZ family protein: MKYSQLDRISLLEPGHRLVGERTLDADEEYLGDHFPRFPVMPGVMMLEALHQASVWLIRTTPGFDEALVLLREVRNVKFGDFLSPGETLTVEAEIFKVDGATTTVKAVARKGDRITVAARLILESCSSGDPDHLDTDSELKRLADEQFFQLYGDCPCVAALKQPGENAAPTTTP; encoded by the coding sequence ATGAAATACAGTCAGCTTGATCGCATCTCCCTGCTCGAACCCGGCCATCGGCTGGTCGGCGAACGCACATTGGACGCCGACGAAGAGTATCTGGGGGATCACTTTCCTCGTTTTCCGGTCATGCCGGGAGTCATGATGCTCGAGGCACTTCATCAGGCATCGGTGTGGTTGATTCGCACGACGCCCGGTTTTGACGAAGCCTTGGTCTTGCTACGAGAGGTGCGGAACGTCAAATTTGGCGACTTCCTTTCACCAGGTGAAACGCTCACAGTGGAAGCGGAGATTTTCAAGGTTGACGGAGCGACGACGACCGTGAAAGCGGTGGCTCGAAAAGGCGACCGCATCACGGTAGCGGCGCGACTGATTTTGGAAAGCTGCTCTAGTGGCGACCCCGATCATCTTGATACCGACAGCGAGCTCAAACGGCTTGCAGACGAGCAGTTTTTTCAACTCTATGGTGATTGTCCTTGTGTCGCTGCCCTGAAGCAGCCAGGCGAGAACGCAGCACCGACGACGACCCCCTAA
- a CDS encoding acyl carrier protein translates to MSLDQDEIFEKVQAALVDALGVDEDETTRDATLVGDLGAESIDFLDIVFKLEKSFNIQIPREELSPEDILTNSQYVQDGVVTPEGMTELKSRMPWADLSKFEQNPRVQDFGNLLTVGDLCSYVNSKVNA, encoded by the coding sequence ATGTCGCTTGATCAAGACGAAATTTTTGAGAAGGTTCAGGCCGCCTTGGTCGACGCCCTCGGTGTAGACGAAGACGAAACCACTCGCGACGCGACCCTCGTCGGTGACCTCGGTGCAGAATCGATTGACTTTCTCGATATCGTTTTCAAACTTGAAAAGTCTTTCAATATCCAGATCCCTCGCGAAGAGCTCTCACCCGAGGACATTTTGACCAACAGTCAATACGTTCAAGATGGTGTGGTGACTCCGGAAGGCATGACCGAGTTGAAGTCCCGCATGCCCTGGGCAGACCTGTCCAAGTTCGAGCAAAACCCACGGGTTCAAGACTTCGGCAATCTGCTCACCGTCGGTGACCTGTGCAGCTACGTCAACAGCAAGGTCAATGCGTAA
- a CDS encoding class-III pyridoxal-phosphate-dependent aminotransferase, translating into MPVSTTPSPLHAESLQDDPRIIEAKRLIAAAVSDHAAKIDSVSPPQAERGEHYQSIIADYTRDRGAPPIWPYFSSGMGNGPYVELADGSVKLDFIGGIGVHGCGHSHPDMVAASVDAALEDTVMQGNLQQNVPSVQMLSRLTTLACESGAALAHAILSTSGAMANENALKLAFHHAQPASRVIAFDNAFAGRSIAMAAVTDRPAYRDGIPTAINVDYLPFLDPHDPAGSTKRATDTLKKLLARNPKQYAAFWAEPIAGEGGYYPGSHDFFAALCRPLRAAGIPIIFDEIQSFSRTSRPFAFQHYGLDEFADIVTIGKITQVCATLYRKEFHPTAPIISQTFTGSTAAIRAGLKTLDLLESSGCFGDEGGNARRHQYFAAAMEKLAQKHEGLIGGPYGEGMMMVFTPGDGSLEQAKMLMGLLFDVGLLGFLCGAAPTRIRFLPPPTITTNAHIDTAIELLDQGLTQMKAKLS; encoded by the coding sequence ATGCCCGTTTCCACCACCCCATCCCCGCTGCACGCCGAATCACTTCAAGACGACCCGCGAATCATTGAGGCAAAACGCCTGATCGCGGCGGCGGTGAGCGACCACGCTGCGAAAATTGATTCTGTATCGCCACCGCAGGCTGAACGCGGGGAGCATTATCAATCCATCATCGCAGATTACACGCGTGATCGCGGCGCCCCACCCATTTGGCCTTACTTCTCCTCGGGAATGGGTAATGGTCCCTACGTCGAACTCGCCGACGGCAGTGTGAAGCTGGATTTCATTGGTGGGATCGGTGTCCACGGTTGCGGTCACTCACATCCTGACATGGTTGCGGCGAGCGTGGATGCGGCGTTGGAAGACACCGTCATGCAGGGTAATTTGCAGCAAAATGTGCCCAGCGTGCAGATGCTCAGCCGTTTGACAACACTCGCCTGTGAGTCGGGCGCGGCGCTCGCTCACGCGATCTTATCGACCAGCGGTGCGATGGCGAACGAGAACGCACTGAAACTGGCGTTTCACCATGCGCAACCCGCCAGCCGCGTGATTGCCTTTGACAACGCCTTCGCCGGTCGCTCGATCGCGATGGCGGCGGTGACTGACCGCCCAGCTTATCGCGATGGCATCCCAACGGCGATCAATGTCGACTATCTGCCATTCTTGGATCCCCATGATCCCGCTGGGTCGACGAAACGCGCCACGGACACACTCAAGAAACTATTGGCGAGGAATCCGAAGCAATATGCCGCGTTTTGGGCGGAGCCCATCGCCGGTGAAGGTGGCTACTACCCCGGCAGCCATGATTTCTTTGCAGCATTGTGCAGGCCCTTGAGGGCGGCGGGGATCCCCATTATTTTCGACGAAATCCAATCGTTTTCGAGAACCAGTCGCCCGTTTGCATTCCAACACTACGGCCTCGATGAGTTCGCGGACATTGTCACGATTGGGAAGATCACGCAAGTCTGTGCGACGTTGTATCGCAAAGAGTTTCACCCCACCGCTCCCATCATCAGCCAAACCTTCACGGGCTCGACAGCCGCCATTCGAGCGGGACTGAAGACGCTCGACCTGCTCGAATCATCAGGCTGTTTCGGCGACGAGGGCGGAAATGCCCGTCGCCACCAATACTTCGCCGCCGCAATGGAGAAGCTGGCCCAGAAACACGAGGGGTTAATCGGAGGTCCTTACGGCGAGGGCATGATGATGGTCTTCACACCTGGAGATGGCTCCCTGGAGCAGGCTAAAATGCTGATGGGGCTGCTCTTTGACGTCGGTTTACTCGGGTTTCTCTGCGGTGCCGCGCCCACGCGTATCCGATTCCTGCCGCCACCGACAATCACGACAAACGCGCATATCGACACTGCGATCGAGTTGTTAGACCAAGGATTGACCCAAATGAAAGCGAAATTGAGCTGA